The following coding sequences are from one Triticum aestivum cultivar Chinese Spring chromosome 5A, IWGSC CS RefSeq v2.1, whole genome shotgun sequence window:
- the LOC123104018 gene encoding formin-like protein 5, giving the protein MDPAAAAARRQADKWMSVAEKLLMAKDLEGCKEFSSQAIAADPRTPGAEDLYAAADVLLASQRRRLPSGQPDPYAVLGLDSAKPASRLPDVVHSKFRRLSLLLNRSHPDRPCSVYVAEAARLVADAWAFLSNAGLKSALDAELHAAAAPRASHPPAPLQQPAVERRPQPSPPPQQSPGWAAPQPRPPPQRIPVRPAPQPTPPPQPSSLRAATQTPPPPQPSSLRAATQTPPPPQPSPLQAATQPQPSPQPSRLQAATRPPPSPSQAATKPPPSPQPSPLQPATQPPPPPQPSPLQAASQPPARAATPPVESGTLPPSTFWTLCKGCSHIHQYDRLYEARKLKCSSCHQPFLAEAMAEPPPIVPGTDMYYCTWGFFPIGFPGCPGYADLVNSQPQGSGQLNVPWLGANGRVAAENGTPITIGAAREGPVASEPSPEPLMRTGVEVPLVPEPAPEPLMRMRVGVPAVPEPVMPTRVEAPAAPEPVMPTRVEVPAAPEPVQPTRVKSVKVGAKKRGRPKGSKNKKSLRVVT; this is encoded by the coding sequence ATggatccggccgccgccgccgcccggcggcAGGCGGACAAGTGGATGAGCGTGGCCGAGAAGCTCCTCATGGCGAAGGACCTCGAGGGCTGCAAGGAGTTCTCCTCCCAGGCCATCGCCGCCGACCCCCGTACCCCGGGCGCCGAGGATCTCTACGCCGCCGCCGACGTCCTCCTCGCGTCCCAGCGCCGCCGCTTACCCAGCGGCCAGCCCGATCCGTACGCCGTTCTCGGCCTCGACTCTGCCAAGCCCGCATCGCGCCTCCCGGACGTCGTCCATTCCAAGTTCCGCCGgctctccctcctcctcaaccgGTCCCACCCCGACCGCCCCTGCTCGGTGTACGTCGCCGAGGCTGCCCGCCTCGTCGCCGATGCCTGGGCCTTCCTCTCCAACGCCGGACTTAAGTCTGCCCTCGACGCCGAACTCCATGCAGCCGCTGCACCTCGCGCTTCCCACCCTCCCGCGCCGTTGCAACAGCCGGCGGTGGAGAGGAGGCCGCAGCCGTCGCCGCCTCCACAGCAGAGCCCCGGATGGGCAGCTCCCCAGCCACGGCCACCTCCACAGCGGATCCCGGTACGGCCAGCTCCCCAGCCAACGCCGCCTCCACAGCCGAGTTCGCTGCGAGCAGCTACCCAGACACCGCCGCCTCCGCAGCCGAGTTCGCTGCGAGCAGCTACCCAGACGCCGCCGCCTCCACAGCCGAGCCCGCTGCAAGCAGCTACCCAGCCACAGCCGTCTCCACAGCCAAGCCGGCTGCAAGCAGCTACCAGGCCACCGCCAAGTCCGTCGCAAGCAGCTACCAAGCCACCGCCGTCTCCACAGCCAAGTCCGCTGCAACCTGCTacccagccaccgccgcctccacaaCCGAGTCCGCTGCAAGCAGCTTCCCAGCCACCCGCCAGAGCAGCGACTCCGCCTGTGGAGTCTGGCACATTGCCTCCGTCGACGTTCTGGACATTGTGCAAGGGGTGCTCCCATATTCACCAGTATGATCGCCTCTACGAGGCGCGCAAACTGAAGTGCTCCAGCTGCCACCAGCCATTTTTAGCCGAGGCAATGGCCGAGCCGCCGCCCATTGTGCCGGGCACTGACATGTATTACTGTACCTGGGGCTTCTTCCCCATTGGGTTCCCCGGGTGCCCTGGCTACGCGGATCTGGTCAATTCCCAGCCACAGGGGTCAGGCCAGCTGAATGTGCCATGGCTTGGAGCCAATGGTAGGGTTGCTGCTGAGAATGGGACTCCCATTACCATAGGTGCTGCAAGGGAGGGGCCAGTGGCATCTGAACCTTCGCCGGAACCTTTGATGCGCACGGGAGTGGAGGTGCCACTGGTACCGGAACCTGCGCCAGAACCTTTAATGCGCATGAGAGTGGGGGTGCCAGCCGTGCCGGAACCTGTGATGCCCACAAGAGTGGAGGCTCCAGCCGCGCCGGAACCTGTGATGCCCACGAGAGTGGAGGTGCCTGCCGCGCCGGAACCTGTACAGCCCACGAGAGTGAAGTCAGTGAAAGTGGGAGCAAAGAAGCGTGGTCGACCCAAAGGCAGCAAGAACAAGAAGAGTTTGCGAGTTGTGACTTGA